From Anopheles coluzzii chromosome 3, AcolN3, whole genome shotgun sequence, the proteins below share one genomic window:
- the LOC120959656 gene encoding uncharacterized protein LOC120959656 isoform X2, with amino-acid sequence MGPSINFKVVVTLVLLQMIYLISFSQAYVYMVPNAKSQVQEGSCYDESLQINVPVNEERQRPGKCESMRCSDDYSLHIAGCGVIGVGPGMVLTKTDYSKPYPDCCPQVKITAEDSN; translated from the exons ATGGGGCCATCAATAAACTTTAAAGTGGTAGTCACAttagttttgttgcaaatGATCTATTTAATATCGTTTTCACAGGCATATGTGTACATGGTTCCTAACGCAAAAAGTCAAG TTCAAGAAGGGAGCTGCTACGACGAATCACTACAAATAAATGTTCCTGTGAATGAGGAACGACAGCGTCCCGGAAAATGTGAATCCATGCGCTGCAGTGATGATTATTCACTTCATATTGCAGG ATGTGGAGTCATTGGGGTAGGACCTGGAATGGTTTTAACTAAGACAGACTATTCTAAACCGTATCCAGATTGCTGTCCCCAAGTGAAAATTACCGCAGAagattcaaattaa
- the LOC125907372 gene encoding uncharacterized protein LOC125907372, translated as MYLTSSHGSSHICQVSNVNKHGQPPVKIVCRIIVKFYVKTREKEKHQFIPKFGNIRPSMIEQLCVCMPTKYDAVSTTITKAGCDRDRHILNWTNTPVVVYLQANQRCHTPQNSMERKVL; from the exons ATGTATTTGACTTCGTCACATGGCAGCTCGCATATCTGTCAAGTCagcaacgtaaacaaacacggaCAACCGCCCGTAAAGATTGTGTGCAGaataatcgtaaaattttatgtgaaaactcgggaaaag GAAAAACATCAATTCATCCCGAAATTTGGCAACATTCGTCCGAGTATGATcgagcagctgtgtgtgtgtatgccgacGAAATACGACGCCG TTTCTACAACAATCACTAAAGCCGgctgtgatcgtgatcggcacattctcaactggaccaacacaccggtcgttgtgtatcttcaagcaaaccaacgttgccatacaccacaaaatagcatggaaaggaaagtattataa